A region from the Sphingopyxis lindanitolerans genome encodes:
- a CDS encoding 2-keto-4-pentenoate hydratase: MSEQNTLDPDIIEEAAIALRTAAERRSPIPPLRESLSGGGVAAAYAVQELNTRHALSSGRRLVGRKIGLTSRAVQKQLGVDQPDYGMLFADMDVPEGEPIGLGRVIQPKVEAEIAIVVGRDLLQPDLTIAELIRAVEYVVPAIEVVDSRIANWDIRILDTIADNASSGLFVLGAVPRKLDGLDLRACGMVMECRGEPVSVGAGVACLGSPISASLWLARVMAREGRPLLAGDVLLSGALGPMATVAAGDVVEARINGVGTVKAAFAS; this comes from the coding sequence ATGTCCGAACAAAATACACTTGACCCTGACATCATTGAAGAAGCAGCGATCGCCCTCCGAACGGCGGCCGAAAGGCGCTCGCCGATCCCCCCGCTTCGCGAAAGCCTCAGCGGCGGTGGCGTCGCGGCGGCCTATGCGGTGCAGGAATTGAACACCCGCCACGCACTCTCCTCGGGGCGCCGTCTCGTCGGACGCAAGATCGGGCTTACCTCGCGGGCGGTCCAGAAGCAGCTCGGCGTGGACCAGCCCGACTATGGCATGCTCTTCGCTGATATGGATGTGCCCGAGGGCGAGCCGATCGGGCTCGGGCGGGTCATCCAGCCAAAGGTCGAAGCGGAAATCGCGATCGTGGTCGGGCGCGACCTCCTTCAGCCCGACCTTACGATCGCCGAACTGATCCGGGCGGTCGAATATGTCGTGCCCGCGATCGAGGTCGTGGACAGCCGCATCGCCAATTGGGACATCCGGATCTTGGACACCATCGCCGATAATGCTTCGAGCGGTCTGTTCGTGCTTGGCGCCGTTCCGCGCAAGCTCGACGGGCTCGACCTACGCGCGTGCGGGATGGTGATGGAATGCCGCGGCGAGCCTGTTTCTGTCGGCGCGGGCGTCGCCTGTCTTGGCAGCCCGATCAGTGCCTCCTTGTGGCTGGCGCGCGTCATGGCACGCGAAGGCCGTCCGCTTCTTGCCGGAGATGTTCTTCTGTCGGGCGCTCTCGGACCCATGGCAACCGTCGCGGCCGGCGACGTCGTCGAGGCCAGAATCAATGGAGTCGGGACCGTCAAAGCGGCGTTTGCAAGCTGA
- a CDS encoding 2-hydroxymuconic semialdehyde dehydrogenase, with protein MVQVQQLAVEPEERNRPVAADILNFIDGRFVKGGSGATFPNIDPATGRETGRVHEATREDVDRAVAAAKRALTGPWGKMTTAERIRLIAAVADEIERRSEDFLDAEVADTGKPRAVAAHIDVPRGASNFRMFADIVTTLPTESFGTPTPDGSGAINYAVRKPKGVIAVVCPWNFPLLLMTWKVGPALACGNTVIVKPSEETPRTAALLGEVMDAVGMPAGVYNVVHGFGPGAAGEFLTAHPDVDAITFTGETGTGQAIMKQAAVGVRDISFELGGKNPAIVFADADLEKAAEGISRAAFLNSGQVCLGTERVYVEQSVFEPFVAKLAAAARALKPGDKGDPHYLGPMISEEHRQKVLGYYERAIAEGAIAVTGGGVPNVDAAAAGGFWVEPTIWTGLAHDSTVMREEIFGPCCGIIPFDTEDDAISWANDTDYGLCATVWTENLSRAHRVAAAMSVGVCWVNCWFLRDLRTAFGGSGQSGIGREGGAHSLEFYTELENICVKI; from the coding sequence ATGGTACAGGTTCAACAGCTTGCGGTCGAACCGGAAGAGAGAAACCGACCTGTCGCTGCGGATATCTTGAACTTTATCGACGGACGGTTCGTAAAGGGCGGCTCGGGGGCGACGTTCCCCAACATCGACCCCGCCACCGGTCGGGAGACGGGGCGCGTTCATGAGGCGACCCGTGAGGATGTGGATCGCGCTGTAGCGGCGGCCAAGCGTGCGCTCACAGGACCTTGGGGCAAAATGACAACAGCCGAGCGCATTCGGCTCATCGCTGCTGTTGCGGATGAGATCGAACGGCGCTCGGAAGACTTTCTCGATGCAGAAGTGGCCGATACGGGCAAGCCGAGAGCGGTCGCGGCGCACATCGATGTTCCGCGCGGCGCGTCGAACTTCCGGATGTTCGCCGACATCGTCACGACCCTCCCGACAGAATCGTTCGGTACCCCGACGCCTGACGGGAGCGGTGCGATCAATTACGCTGTGCGCAAACCGAAGGGTGTCATCGCGGTCGTCTGCCCGTGGAATTTCCCGCTCTTGCTGATGACCTGGAAAGTCGGCCCGGCGCTGGCCTGCGGGAACACCGTGATCGTCAAGCCGTCCGAAGAGACGCCGCGGACGGCAGCCCTTCTCGGCGAAGTGATGGACGCGGTCGGAATGCCCGCGGGCGTCTACAATGTCGTCCATGGCTTCGGCCCCGGCGCAGCAGGCGAGTTCCTCACCGCCCATCCGGACGTCGATGCCATCACCTTCACAGGCGAAACCGGCACCGGGCAAGCCATCATGAAGCAGGCTGCCGTCGGCGTTCGCGACATCAGCTTCGAACTCGGCGGCAAAAATCCAGCGATCGTCTTCGCCGATGCCGATCTTGAGAAAGCAGCCGAAGGCATTTCGCGCGCCGCCTTTCTGAATAGCGGGCAAGTGTGCCTGGGGACCGAGCGTGTCTACGTCGAGCAATCCGTCTTCGAACCTTTCGTAGCCAAGCTTGCCGCTGCCGCTCGCGCACTGAAACCCGGGGACAAGGGTGATCCGCATTACCTCGGGCCGATGATCAGCGAAGAACATCGGCAGAAAGTGCTCGGATATTATGAGCGGGCGATCGCCGAAGGGGCAATCGCCGTTACGGGCGGCGGGGTACCCAACGTCGATGCCGCGGCGGCGGGCGGGTTCTGGGTCGAACCCACAATCTGGACCGGCCTCGCTCATGATTCGACCGTCATGCGGGAGGAGATTTTCGGTCCTTGCTGCGGGATCATTCCCTTCGACACCGAAGACGACGCGATAAGTTGGGCGAACGACACGGATTATGGCCTGTGCGCTACCGTCTGGACAGAAAATCTCTCTCGAGCTCATCGCGTCGCGGCGGCAATGTCCGTCGGCGTGTGCTGGGTGAACTGCTGGTTCCTGCGCGACCTGCGCACGGCATTCGGCGGTTCGGGGCAATCGGGTATAGGCCGCGAGGGCGGAGCGCACAGCCTCGAATTCTACACCGAGCTCGAAAACATCTGCGTGAAGATATGA
- a CDS encoding GlcG/HbpS family heme-binding protein produces the protein MVENYHTIAHGSALEAVAAAVGHGTAGGTPVVAAVVGASGELVAFLKGGAAPFHSEKIAQDKAFTAASFKVPTAAVYELVSGSEALCNGIARQPRVVMFGGGVPIIVDGDCIGGIGVSGGSEEFDIACARAAAASIGAKEF, from the coding sequence ATGGTCGAAAACTACCACACGATTGCACACGGGTCCGCCTTGGAGGCGGTCGCCGCTGCCGTAGGGCATGGCACCGCCGGCGGAACGCCCGTGGTCGCTGCGGTCGTGGGCGCGTCGGGGGAACTGGTCGCGTTCCTGAAAGGCGGCGCGGCTCCCTTTCACTCCGAAAAGATAGCTCAGGACAAAGCCTTCACGGCCGCAAGTTTCAAAGTGCCGACGGCAGCGGTCTACGAACTGGTCTCGGGCTCCGAAGCCTTATGCAACGGCATCGCGCGTCAGCCGCGGGTCGTGATGTTCGGCGGCGGTGTCCCGATCATAGTCGATGGGGATTGCATCGGGGGAATTGGAGTCTCGGGCGGCTCCGAGGAGTTCGACATCGCCTGCGCCCGGGCAGCCGCCGCCTCGATTGGTGCGAAGGAGTTCTGA